One genomic window of Bacillus mycoides includes the following:
- the dltC gene encoding D-alanine--poly(phosphoribitol) ligase subunit DltC: MAEFKEQVLDILEEVCENDIVKENLDVQLFEEGILDSFAVVSLLVEFQERLEIEVSISDFDRDEWATPNMVIKKLEEIR, from the coding sequence ATGGCAGAATTCAAAGAGCAAGTATTAGATATTTTAGAAGAAGTATGTGAAAACGATATTGTGAAAGAAAACTTAGATGTTCAATTATTTGAAGAAGGTATTCTTGATTCTTTCGCTGTAGTATCTTTATTAGTAGAATTCCAAGAGCGTTTAGAGATTGAAGTTTCTATTTCTGATTTTGACCGCGATGAGTGGGCTACACCAAATATGGTTATTAAAAAGTTGGAAGAAATCCGATGA